From Sediminibacterium sp. TEGAF015, a single genomic window includes:
- a CDS encoding TRAP transporter TatT component family protein, whose product MKKIFSIIAIFSVLVLNAQTKYESAMQNGFAKLKETKGADDLQALGAYYERIAEAEKNQWLPYYYAARHYTIAAFMNTAADKDKAATKVVELIAKAEAIEPANAEIYCLKQQVAVMQLLVDPMSRWQTYGALASEAIAKAKQLDPSNPRPYLLEGQYLMNVPEAFGGGKSVAKKLFEKSLELFAGFKPLSAFHPNWGKEQAEQLLAACQ is encoded by the coding sequence ATGAAAAAAATATTTTCAATTATTGCCATTTTTTCTGTTTTAGTATTAAATGCACAAACTAAGTATGAATCTGCCATGCAAAATGGTTTTGCTAAATTGAAAGAAACCAAAGGGGCTGATGATCTGCAGGCCTTAGGCGCTTATTATGAGCGTATTGCAGAGGCAGAAAAAAATCAGTGGTTACCCTATTATTATGCGGCCAGACATTATACTATTGCAGCCTTTATGAATACGGCCGCTGATAAAGACAAAGCAGCTACCAAGGTTGTTGAATTAATAGCAAAAGCCGAAGCCATTGAGCCTGCCAATGCAGAAATCTATTGTTTGAAACAACAGGTGGCAGTTATGCAATTATTGGTAGATCCCATGTCGCGCTGGCAAACTTATGGTGCACTGGCGTCAGAAGCCATTGCCAAAGCAAAGCAGCTAGATCCAAGTAATCCTAGACCGTATTTACTAGAAGGACAATATCTAATGAATGTGCCAGAAGCTTTTGGTGGCGGCAAATCAGTAGCGAAAAAACTTTTTGAAAAATCCTTGGAATTATTTGCCGGTTTTAAACCATTAAGCGCTTTTCATCCAAACTGGGGAAAAGAACAGGCAGAACAATTGTTAGCCGCATGTCAGTAA
- the atpE gene encoding ATP synthase F0 subunit C: protein MSVLNTLLDVSMSHFGGAIGAGLAAIGAGIGIGQIGKSAVESIARQPEASNDIRANMILTAAFVEGVALFAVIAGILAVLKA from the coding sequence ATGTCAGTTCTAAACACTTTGTTGGATGTAAGCATGAGCCACTTTGGTGGTGCTATTGGCGCAGGATTAGCTGCCATCGGTGCTGGTATCGGTATCGGTCAAATTGGTAAGAGTGCTGTTGAAAGCATCGCTCGTCAGCCAGAAGCTTCTAACGACATCCGTGCAAACATGATCTTGACTGCCGCTTTCGTAGAGGGTGTTGCCCTTTTCGCGGTAATCGCAGGTATCTTGGCTGTATTGAAAGCCTAG
- the atpH gene encoding ATP synthase F1 subunit delta yields the protein MSNPRLADRYAKSLVDLSIEKNQLDAVRADMLYIQAVCKISRDFLNMLRSPIIKADQKEKIISAVINGKVSELTSLFSNLLVKKGRESDLPEIANAFIQQYNKLKGIHQVKLITAAPVSEELKKSIEANVQKANNFATVELEALVDEKLIGGFVLEFDNKQVDASIASDLRAIRKQFTDNHYVPNIR from the coding sequence ATGTCAAACCCAAGATTAGCAGACCGTTATGCAAAAAGCCTAGTTGATCTCTCTATTGAGAAAAATCAATTAGATGCTGTGCGTGCTGATATGCTATACATACAGGCTGTATGTAAAATTAGCCGGGATTTTCTGAACATGTTGAGAAGCCCCATTATTAAAGCTGATCAGAAAGAGAAAATTATTTCTGCGGTTATTAATGGTAAAGTTTCTGAATTAACTTCTTTGTTCAGCAATCTTTTGGTAAAGAAAGGACGCGAAAGCGACCTTCCTGAAATTGCCAATGCATTTATTCAGCAGTATAATAAGTTAAAAGGAATTCATCAGGTGAAGTTAATAACTGCTGCACCTGTTTCAGAGGAGTTGAAAAAATCCATTGAAGCCAACGTTCAAAAAGCAAATAATTTTGCAACCGTTGAACTAGAGGCTCTCGTGGATGAGAAATTGATTGGCGGTTTTGTACTAGAGTTTGATAACAAGCAGGTAGATGCAAGCATTGCAAGCGACTTACGAGCTATCAGAAAGCAGTTCACAGACAATCACTACGTTCCCAATATTAGATAA
- a CDS encoding TonB-dependent receptor: protein MKAILLFIAGMILASLLKGQVLVRGSVKDLKGRILAGANIVIKDSYDGTVSDSTGAFSFKTTEKGKVIMVVSNIGYKTLEQGLDLGMDTMVIAFILKEEINELKAVIITAGSYEASDKKKGTVLKALDIATTAGANADISATIQTLPGAQKVGEQEGLFIRGGSSEEAKIIIDGTVVNNFFYSSVPGIAQRGRFSPFLFSGTVFSSGGYSALYGQALSSVLNLESLDIPEKSELQLGLSPLFASLGLQQVAANKKSSYGFSYNWTNLAVYQKLVPQAPDFFKVPDFHTADANYRFKTKKNGVFKIYAYYNAGSLGVRNPSLDSLGLWNAFKLNNQNLFTNISFRQFLGNGWKLNLAGSVSYNKDQIASQVQNQQYKPVLPTQIAVIDQASFTNNASQWMFQLRAVAEKRFGAINTLRFGAEVWNNRDSARFQNILGLFPSLVKDRYTAAFGESDLYITNELAFRPGVRIEYSSLLNKMNIAPRAALSYKLSKNSQLSADYGIFYQSPERRYLINQPSVAFLRADHYILTYQHISSSYTFRAQAFYKDYVSLLKTSSGYPVSVNNNGYGYAKGIELFWRDRKTFKNLDYWISYSYLDTKRDFNNYPAFVQPGFAATHSGSVVLKKFWVKKMFGVNWSYNWSTGRPYFNPNKSPKEFLSDKTIAYSTNNFSLNWLPKIGKANAVVVMGINNVFNERQIFGYNYSNRLRDADGMLIRTEINPPASRSFFLGIFLSWGVDRTQQNINSNL, encoded by the coding sequence ATGAAAGCAATTCTTTTATTTATAGCCGGGATGATTTTGGCCAGCTTGTTAAAGGGGCAGGTTTTGGTAAGAGGGAGCGTGAAAGATCTGAAAGGTCGCATTTTGGCGGGCGCAAATATTGTCATTAAGGATAGTTATGATGGAACAGTTTCTGATTCTACAGGCGCTTTTTCTTTTAAAACCACTGAGAAAGGAAAGGTTATCATGGTCGTGAGCAATATTGGCTATAAAACCCTGGAACAGGGACTAGACTTGGGAATGGACACAATGGTCATAGCTTTTATTTTAAAAGAAGAAATCAACGAACTGAAAGCAGTAATTATAACAGCTGGATCATACGAAGCAAGTGACAAGAAAAAAGGTACAGTATTAAAAGCACTGGATATTGCAACCACTGCCGGCGCCAACGCGGATATTTCTGCTACCATACAAACATTACCAGGGGCACAAAAAGTAGGAGAACAAGAAGGGTTATTTATTAGAGGTGGTTCTTCAGAAGAAGCTAAAATCATCATTGATGGAACTGTAGTTAATAATTTCTTTTATAGCAGCGTGCCGGGAATAGCACAAAGAGGAAGATTTTCTCCATTTTTATTTAGTGGTACCGTGTTCAGCAGCGGGGGATACTCTGCCTTGTATGGTCAGGCGTTAAGTAGTGTGTTGAATCTGGAAAGCCTGGATATACCAGAAAAATCCGAATTGCAATTGGGGCTTTCTCCATTGTTTGCATCCCTGGGTTTACAGCAAGTGGCGGCAAATAAAAAGTCCAGTTATGGGTTCAGCTACAACTGGACTAATTTAGCTGTATACCAGAAATTGGTACCGCAGGCTCCTGACTTTTTTAAAGTTCCCGATTTTCATACCGCGGATGCCAACTATCGATTTAAGACCAAAAAGAATGGTGTATTTAAAATATACGCTTATTACAATGCAGGTTCATTGGGAGTAAGAAATCCATCGTTGGATAGTCTTGGATTGTGGAATGCGTTTAAACTGAATAATCAGAATCTTTTCACTAATATCAGTTTCAGACAGTTTTTAGGAAATGGCTGGAAGCTCAATTTGGCGGGCAGTGTCAGTTACAACAAAGATCAGATAGCAAGCCAGGTTCAGAATCAACAATATAAGCCTGTGTTGCCAACACAAATTGCGGTGATTGATCAGGCATCATTTACCAATAATGCTAGTCAATGGATGTTTCAGTTGAGGGCTGTGGCTGAAAAAAGATTTGGCGCCATCAACACACTGCGATTTGGAGCGGAAGTCTGGAATAACCGCGACAGCGCCCGTTTTCAGAATATATTGGGTTTGTTTCCTTCACTAGTAAAAGATAGATATACCGCTGCTTTTGGAGAATCAGATTTATATATTACAAATGAACTGGCATTTCGTCCTGGTGTTCGCATTGAATATAGCAGTTTGCTCAATAAAATGAATATAGCTCCCCGGGCTGCGTTGTCTTACAAACTTTCAAAGAACAGTCAATTGTCTGCCGATTATGGAATTTTCTATCAATCACCTGAAAGAAGATATTTAATTAATCAACCCTCTGTAGCTTTCTTAAGGGCAGACCATTACATTTTAACTTACCAGCACATATCGTCCAGTTACACATTCAGGGCACAGGCTTTTTATAAGGACTATGTTAGTTTATTGAAAACATCGAGCGGATACCCGGTTTCTGTAAATAACAATGGATATGGATACGCAAAAGGAATTGAATTATTCTGGAGAGACCGCAAAACTTTTAAAAATTTGGACTACTGGATCAGCTATTCTTATCTGGATACCAAAAGAGATTTTAATAATTATCCTGCATTTGTACAACCAGGTTTTGCAGCAACACATAGTGGCAGTGTAGTATTGAAGAAATTCTGGGTCAAAAAGATGTTTGGTGTAAACTGGAGTTATAACTGGAGTACAGGCAGACCTTATTTTAATCCCAACAAATCGCCAAAAGAATTTTTATCGGATAAAACCATTGCCTACAGTACCAATAATTTCAGTTTGAATTGGTTACCTAAAATCGGGAAAGCCAATGCAGTTGTTGTAATGGGTATTAATAATGTTTTTAATGAGCGACAGATTTTTGGATACAATTACAGCAATAGATTAAGGGACGCGGATGGAATGTTGATTCGGACGGAAATTAATCCCCCTGCATCTCGTAGTTTTTTCCTAGGCATTTTTCTGAGCTGGGGTGTAGACAGAACCCAACAAAATATCAATAGTAATTTATAA
- a CDS encoding ABC transporter ATP-binding protein: MPDFIFCLPLRSMSAAEKKKIFDFSVLQRIFFFVKPYKKYFYLSLLLAIFMAVAAPIRPYLIQLTVNGSTGKVNQVPDWVRFVLFGQDLSDVSRFIISVTIFQIGFILLETSIRFLFSYITAWMGQHVVKDLRVAVYKKVLGLNLRQFDQTPIGTLTTRTINDIESINEIFSDGLIPIVADLLTIIITLGTMFYMDWKLTLVCLTPFPIMIIATYYFKESVNKSFIQVRNAVAALNAFVQEHITGMQVVQAFAAEEKEANAFQEINKKHRDANIHAIFAYSVFFPVVEVVLALSMGILVWWIADKSLDAGMLVAFILYLNQIFRPLRVIADKFNVLQMGMIAAERVLKVLDNTDELPPSPADAYKPSKIRGDIHFKQVSFSYTGNQNVLHGINFEVKAGETVALVGHTGSGKTSIISLLNRLYQIQEGEIAIDGVDISRWDTDCLRSGIGVVLQDVFLFSGTILENITLRNPAISIQQVEEAAKMIGVHDFIMQLPGGYQYNVMERGSTLSLGQRQLISFIRALLYDPAILILDEATSSIDTESELLIEKAIETLIAGRTSIVIAHRLSTIRKANQIIVLDKGELKEKGNHAELLRAGGFYARLHEMQFGKKKAVLQ; encoded by the coding sequence ATGCCTGATTTTATTTTCTGTTTACCTTTGCGCTCCATGAGTGCAGCCGAAAAAAAGAAAATATTTGACTTTAGTGTTTTACAGCGCATCTTTTTTTTCGTTAAACCCTATAAAAAATATTTCTATCTCAGTCTCTTACTGGCCATTTTCATGGCCGTTGCAGCCCCCATCAGACCGTATCTGATACAGCTAACGGTAAACGGGTCAACCGGAAAAGTGAATCAGGTTCCGGATTGGGTTCGCTTTGTTTTATTCGGGCAGGATCTAAGCGATGTTAGTCGCTTTATTATATCGGTTACTATTTTTCAGATCGGGTTTATACTACTGGAAACCAGCATTCGTTTTCTGTTTTCTTATATCACAGCCTGGATGGGGCAGCATGTGGTAAAGGATTTAAGGGTTGCGGTATACAAAAAGGTTTTGGGCTTAAACCTCAGACAGTTTGATCAAACCCCAATTGGAACCTTAACCACCCGGACCATTAATGATATTGAAAGCATCAATGAAATTTTTTCGGATGGCTTAATTCCAATTGTAGCGGATTTGCTTACTATCATCATCACCCTGGGTACCATGTTCTACATGGACTGGAAGCTAACCCTGGTTTGCCTTACCCCTTTTCCCATCATGATTATTGCTACTTATTATTTTAAGGAGAGTGTCAATAAAAGTTTTATTCAGGTGCGCAATGCAGTTGCAGCATTAAACGCCTTTGTGCAGGAACATATTACCGGAATGCAGGTGGTGCAAGCTTTTGCGGCTGAAGAAAAGGAGGCTAATGCATTTCAGGAAATCAACAAAAAACACCGGGATGCCAATATCCACGCCATATTTGCCTACAGTGTATTTTTCCCTGTGGTAGAAGTGGTGCTTGCCCTGAGCATGGGTATTTTAGTATGGTGGATTGCAGATAAATCCCTGGATGCGGGTATGTTGGTGGCATTTATCTTATACCTGAATCAGATTTTCCGCCCATTGCGGGTAATTGCCGACAAGTTCAATGTATTGCAAATGGGGATGATTGCAGCGGAAAGGGTATTGAAGGTTTTGGATAATACGGATGAGTTGCCGCCGAGTCCTGCTGATGCATACAAACCTTCAAAGATTCGCGGTGATATACATTTTAAGCAGGTTAGTTTTTCCTACACAGGCAACCAGAATGTATTGCATGGTATCAATTTTGAAGTAAAAGCAGGGGAAACAGTAGCATTGGTGGGGCATACCGGTAGCGGAAAAACATCTATTATTAGCTTGCTCAATCGTTTGTATCAGATTCAGGAGGGTGAAATTGCTATTGATGGGGTGGATATCAGCCGTTGGGATACGGACTGTCTCCGCAGCGGCATAGGCGTTGTACTTCAGGACGTTTTCCTGTTTTCGGGTACTATTTTGGAAAATATTACCCTCAGAAACCCGGCGATTTCAATCCAACAGGTAGAAGAAGCCGCTAAAATGATTGGCGTTCATGACTTCATCATGCAATTGCCCGGAGGATATCAGTACAATGTAATGGAGAGAGGCAGTACGCTTAGCCTTGGACAAAGACAGCTGATTTCTTTTATCAGGGCACTTTTATATGACCCAGCCATCCTTATTTTGGATGAAGCCACTTCTTCTATTGATACAGAAAGCGAATTGTTGATTGAAAAAGCCATCGAAACCCTGATTGCGGGCAGAACTTCTATTGTGATTGCCCATAGGCTAAGCACCATACGTAAAGCCAACCAAATCATTGTGTTAGACAAGGGGGAATTGAAGGAAAAAGGAAACCATGCCGAGCTGCTAAGGGCGGGCGGATTCTATGCCCGTTTACATGAAATGCAGTTTGGGAAAAAGAAAGCCGTTTTGCAATAA
- the atpA gene encoding F0F1 ATP synthase subunit alpha, which yields MVDIKPDEISAILRQQLSNFNASAELEEVGAVLQVGDGIARVYGLNGVRSGELVVFENGVKAIALNLEEDNVGVVLMGESGSIKEGAKVKRTGQIASIKVGEGVVGRVINTLGEPIDGKGPISGDLYEMPLERKAPGVIYREPVKEPLQTGIKAIDAMIPVGRGQRELVIGDRQTGKTAICIDTIINQKEFYDAGKPVYCIYVAIGQKASTVAGVMKTLEDNGAMAYTTIVSASASDPAPLQFYAPFAGAAIGEFFRDTGRPALIVFDDLSKQAVAYREVSLLLRRPPGREAYPGDVFYLHSRLLERAAKVIANDDVAKNMNDLPESIKHLVKGGGSLTALPIIETQAGDVSAYIPTNVISITDGQIFLEGNLFNAGIRPAINVGISVSRVGGNAQIKSMKKVAGTLKLDQALYRELEAFSKFGGDLDAATKSVIDKGARNVEVLKQAQYTPFTVEKQVAIIYLGTQGLLREVAVKKVKEFEAHFLMEMENKLPDVLAEFKKGNLPEDGLKKMTDLAKGIAEQYK from the coding sequence ATGGTAGATATTAAACCAGATGAAATATCAGCGATACTGAGACAGCAACTCAGCAATTTCAATGCTTCTGCCGAACTGGAAGAAGTAGGAGCCGTATTGCAGGTGGGTGATGGTATTGCCCGCGTGTACGGCCTTAACGGTGTACGAAGCGGTGAGCTGGTAGTATTTGAGAATGGTGTTAAAGCAATTGCACTTAACCTAGAAGAAGATAATGTTGGTGTGGTATTGATGGGTGAAAGTGGAAGCATTAAAGAAGGTGCCAAAGTAAAAAGAACCGGTCAGATTGCTTCTATCAAAGTAGGAGAAGGAGTAGTTGGTCGTGTAATTAATACTTTAGGTGAACCTATTGACGGTAAAGGTCCAATCAGCGGAGATTTATATGAAATGCCATTGGAGCGTAAAGCGCCAGGTGTTATTTATCGTGAGCCAGTTAAAGAACCATTACAAACCGGTATCAAAGCAATTGATGCAATGATTCCTGTAGGTCGTGGTCAGCGTGAATTGGTAATTGGTGACCGTCAGACTGGTAAAACTGCCATTTGTATTGACACCATCATTAACCAAAAAGAATTCTACGATGCAGGTAAGCCTGTATATTGTATATATGTTGCCATTGGTCAGAAAGCATCTACTGTTGCTGGGGTTATGAAAACTTTAGAAGACAATGGTGCAATGGCATATACTACTATCGTATCTGCTTCTGCTTCTGATCCTGCTCCTTTGCAGTTCTACGCTCCTTTTGCTGGTGCAGCTATTGGTGAGTTTTTCAGAGATACCGGTAGACCTGCATTGATTGTATTTGATGACTTATCTAAACAGGCGGTTGCTTACCGTGAAGTTTCATTGTTATTGAGAAGACCTCCGGGACGCGAAGCTTATCCTGGTGACGTATTCTATTTGCATAGCCGTTTATTGGAAAGAGCTGCAAAAGTAATTGCCAACGATGATGTTGCTAAGAACATGAATGATTTACCAGAATCTATAAAGCATTTGGTAAAAGGTGGTGGCTCTTTAACTGCATTGCCAATTATTGAAACACAAGCGGGTGACGTATCTGCTTATATTCCTACCAACGTAATTTCTATCACCGACGGTCAGATCTTCTTAGAAGGTAACTTGTTCAACGCAGGTATCCGTCCGGCGATCAACGTAGGTATTTCTGTAAGTCGTGTGGGTGGTAACGCGCAGATCAAATCCATGAAAAAAGTAGCAGGTACCCTAAAACTAGATCAGGCATTATATCGTGAGTTAGAAGCCTTCTCTAAGTTTGGTGGAGACCTGGATGCTGCTACCAAGTCTGTAATTGACAAGGGTGCAAGGAACGTGGAAGTATTGAAGCAAGCTCAGTACACTCCTTTCACTGTAGAAAAGCAGGTAGCTATTATTTACTTAGGTACACAGGGCTTATTACGTGAAGTAGCCGTTAAGAAAGTGAAGGAATTTGAAGCTCATTTCTTAATGGAAATGGAGAACAAATTACCAGATGTGCTGGCAGAGTTCAAGAAAGGTAATTTACCTGAAGACGGATTGAAGAAAATGACTGATTTGGCTAAAGGAATTGCTGAACAGTACAAATAA
- the atpB gene encoding F0F1 ATP synthase subunit A — MASKSLKSLLVAAFSVFSLLFSVNTFASETPADGAKHEETAFDPSKLIMEHIMDAHEYHFATIGEKHVSIPLPVILYSPQRGWTMFNYAKFNHGHDAYQGYKSEEGHIVAVNEAGEHDATVIVYDLSLTRNVVQMFIGVFLLCFLMIKVANKYKRNGSKVAPSGFQNAVEPVITFVRDEVGKPNLGHAYEKYMPYLLTVFFFILINNLLGLIPGSANVTGNIAFTIVLGFISFLVIVFSTNKHFWGHIFNPPVPGFVKPILVPVEFFGIFTKPFALIVRLFANMVAGHIVITCFVMLIFIFGAMSKVAGWGFAPVSLAFTIFIYFIEILVAFIQAFIFTNLTAVFIGQSMEGAHHDEAHH; from the coding sequence ATGGCCTCAAAAAGCTTAAAATCTTTACTAGTAGCCGCTTTCAGCGTGTTCAGCTTGTTATTTTCTGTGAACACTTTCGCCAGCGAAACACCTGCGGACGGTGCGAAACACGAAGAAACTGCTTTTGATCCTTCGAAGCTGATTATGGAGCATATCATGGATGCCCATGAATACCATTTTGCTACCATTGGCGAAAAGCATGTAAGCATTCCATTGCCTGTTATTTTATATTCTCCTCAGCGTGGATGGACTATGTTTAATTACGCTAAATTCAACCATGGTCATGATGCATACCAAGGGTATAAATCAGAAGAAGGACATATTGTTGCTGTGAATGAAGCCGGTGAGCACGATGCAACTGTTATAGTTTATGATTTAAGTTTAACCCGCAATGTGGTGCAGATGTTTATTGGTGTATTCTTACTTTGTTTCCTAATGATTAAAGTGGCCAATAAGTACAAGCGTAATGGTTCAAAAGTAGCTCCTTCTGGTTTCCAGAATGCGGTTGAGCCAGTAATTACTTTTGTTAGAGACGAAGTAGGTAAACCTAATTTAGGACATGCGTATGAAAAATACATGCCTTATTTATTGACTGTATTTTTCTTTATTCTAATCAACAACTTATTGGGACTAATCCCAGGATCTGCCAATGTTACAGGTAATATTGCTTTCACTATCGTATTAGGATTCATTAGTTTCCTAGTTATCGTGTTTAGTACCAACAAGCATTTCTGGGGACATATTTTTAACCCTCCGGTACCTGGATTTGTTAAACCCATTTTGGTTCCTGTAGAATTCTTCGGAATATTCACCAAGCCTTTTGCATTGATTGTCCGTTTGTTTGCCAATATGGTGGCCGGGCACATTGTAATCACTTGTTTTGTGATGTTGATTTTCATTTTCGGTGCTATGAGCAAAGTTGCCGGTTGGGGATTTGCTCCGGTATCACTTGCTTTTACCATTTTCATTTATTTCATAGAGATATTGGTTGCCTTTATTCAAGCGTTCATCTTCACAAACTTGACGGCTGTTTTCATTGGACAGTCTATGGAAGGTGCACACCACGATGAAGCGCATCATTAA
- the atpF gene encoding F0F1 ATP synthase subunit B, translating into MELLNPGLGLLVWTLFAFLVVFFLLKGLAWKPILSSLKERETGIADAIASADKVKAEMAALKNENEVMMAKAREERAVMIKEAKETADKMVADAKEKAKAEFDRIVADAQNAITQQKNAALTDVKNQVGALVIEVAEKVLSRELSNKADQENYIKQLAEGVKLN; encoded by the coding sequence ATGGAATTGTTAAACCCCGGATTAGGATTGTTGGTATGGACTTTATTTGCATTCCTAGTTGTATTCTTCCTTTTGAAAGGCTTAGCCTGGAAACCCATCCTTTCTTCTTTGAAGGAAAGAGAGACAGGCATCGCAGACGCAATTGCATCTGCTGACAAAGTAAAGGCTGAAATGGCTGCTTTGAAAAATGAGAATGAAGTAATGATGGCGAAAGCTCGTGAGGAAAGAGCGGTGATGATTAAAGAAGCAAAAGAAACTGCTGATAAAATGGTAGCCGATGCGAAAGAAAAAGCAAAAGCTGAATTTGATCGTATTGTAGCAGACGCACAAAACGCCATTACACAACAAAAAAATGCAGCTTTAACCGATGTAAAAAATCAGGTTGGCGCGTTGGTAATTGAAGTGGCTGAAAAAGTGTTGAGCAGAGAGTTGAGCAATAAAGCAGATCAGGAAAATTATATTAAACAATTAGCTGAAGGCGTTAAATTGAACTAA
- a CDS encoding 2TM domain-containing protein — protein sequence MNQLTENKDEILWQIAKERVGFRWSLFSYCIVNLFLIGIWYYSSGNLNHFWPIWPILGWGIGLAFQYAKAYHGNRINSVEKEYQKLKNQQ from the coding sequence ATGAACCAACTTACTGAAAACAAGGACGAAATACTATGGCAGATTGCCAAGGAAAGGGTAGGCTTTAGATGGAGCTTATTCAGTTATTGTATTGTCAATCTTTTTCTTATTGGAATTTGGTATTATTCCTCAGGGAACCTTAATCATTTCTGGCCTATCTGGCCCATTTTAGGCTGGGGCATTGGTCTTGCATTTCAATATGCAAAAGCCTATCATGGCAATAGAATCAATAGTGTAGAAAAAGAATATCAGAAACTAAAAAATCAACAGTAA